In Capillimicrobium parvum, a genomic segment contains:
- a CDS encoding calcium-binding protein, whose product MAPKPPYQQPRPRLASPARLALVAAIAAGAVATLATQADAASKQPANVGVSVNGHTLVVRGTERGDRIALRLAANQPGVLEVDAGDDGQADASVDRSRFDRISVRARGGDDAVRIDESRGVFTDTEATTIAGGRGNDVLTGGQGAERFLGRDGNDVVDPGRGSDVVDLGAGDDRVSWDPGDGSDVVDGRDGHDALTFNGANIAERFDAEPAGSRVRFTRDVGTVTMDLGGIEQIDTTTLGGADTFVAGDLSGTDLEALNTDFAGAPGGTTGDGLTDRLVVAGTSGKDDITASGQAGALTVTGGRAVVQATHLEPADGLEIDALASDDTVTTTALAADAAQLSVDGGTGDDTITTGAGADTIAGGDGADLVTPGMGADVGALGAGDDTFVWNPGDGSDTVEGQDGHDRMVFNGSNAAEAFDVSANGPRVRFFRNVGAITMDLAGVEQIDTAALGGADTFVQRDLRGTDVTSENVDLAASGATTGDGAADTVTATGSTGADAVLVSGDAAGGVAIDGLPAALKITHPEAANDGLTIAGLTNADTLDTTKLTPGTLKFVTTAP is encoded by the coding sequence ATGGCCCCCAAGCCCCCGTACCAACAGCCCCGTCCACGCCTGGCGTCGCCCGCGCGTCTCGCGCTCGTGGCCGCCATCGCGGCCGGCGCCGTCGCGACGCTCGCCACCCAGGCGGACGCCGCGTCCAAGCAGCCGGCGAACGTCGGCGTGTCCGTGAACGGGCACACCCTGGTCGTGCGTGGAACGGAACGCGGCGACCGGATCGCCCTGCGCCTCGCGGCCAACCAGCCCGGTGTGCTCGAGGTCGACGCCGGCGACGACGGTCAGGCCGACGCGAGCGTCGACCGCAGCCGATTCGACCGGATCAGCGTGCGGGCCCGCGGTGGAGACGACGCCGTCCGCATCGACGAGTCCCGCGGCGTCTTCACCGACACGGAGGCGACGACGATCGCCGGTGGCCGGGGCAACGACGTCCTCACCGGCGGCCAGGGCGCCGAGCGCTTCCTCGGCCGGGACGGCAACGACGTCGTCGACCCGGGGAGGGGCAGCGACGTCGTCGACCTCGGCGCAGGCGACGACCGCGTCAGCTGGGACCCAGGCGACGGCAGCGACGTCGTCGACGGCCGCGACGGCCACGACGCCCTGACGTTCAACGGCGCCAACATCGCCGAGCGGTTCGACGCCGAGCCCGCCGGCTCGCGCGTCCGGTTCACCCGCGACGTCGGCACCGTGACCATGGACCTCGGCGGGATCGAGCAGATCGACACGACCACGCTCGGCGGTGCCGACACGTTCGTCGCCGGCGATCTGAGCGGCACCGACCTCGAGGCGCTGAACACCGACTTCGCCGGCGCCCCCGGCGGGACGACCGGCGACGGGCTGACGGATCGCCTCGTCGTCGCCGGCACGAGCGGCAAGGACGACATCACCGCCTCCGGCCAGGCCGGCGCGCTCACGGTGACCGGCGGCCGGGCTGTGGTCCAGGCGACCCACCTGGAGCCGGCCGACGGGCTGGAGATCGACGCACTGGCGAGCGACGACACCGTGACGACGACGGCGTTGGCGGCCGACGCGGCGCAGCTGAGCGTCGACGGCGGCACGGGCGACGACACCATCACGACCGGCGCCGGCGCGGACACGATCGCCGGCGGCGACGGGGCCGACCTGGTTACCCCCGGGATGGGAGCCGACGTCGGCGCCCTGGGCGCCGGGGACGACACGTTCGTCTGGAACCCGGGCGACGGCAGCGACACCGTCGAAGGGCAGGACGGGCACGATCGGATGGTCTTCAACGGCTCCAACGCCGCGGAGGCCTTCGACGTCTCCGCCAACGGGCCGCGCGTACGGTTCTTCCGCAACGTCGGCGCCATCACGATGGACCTCGCCGGAGTCGAGCAGATCGACACCGCGGCCCTCGGCGGCGCCGACACGTTCGTCCAGCGCGATCTGCGCGGCACCGACGTGACGTCGGAGAACGTCGATCTCGCCGCGTCGGGCGCGACGACCGGCGACGGCGCCGCGGACACGGTGACGGCGACGGGCAGCACCGGCGCGGACGCGGTGCTCGTCAGCGGCGACGCCGCGGGCGGCGTCGCCATCGACGGCCTCCCGGCCGCGCTGAAGATCACGCATCCCGAGGCGGCGAACGACGGGCTGACGATCGCCGGCCTCACGAACGCCGACACGCTCGACACCACGAAGCTCACGCCCGGCACGCTGAAGTTCGTGACCACCGCGCCCTGA
- a CDS encoding ABC transporter substrate-binding protein, with protein sequence MRRLLTLLVLLVALTAPAAAGAALPATDIHIGAAFSATGSGSTYGGQQADAARLAVDEVNASGALGPARLVLDVRDDGSSASRSTAAFQQLIDGGAVALLGPTLSTSALAADRVAQARGIPVVSVSNTGDGVLDIGDFIFRVALSERAVLPVTVAVSHRRLRYRRAAIVWARGDTYSRSARDVFRRSLRKLRGVRVVADRSFAQGSAAGHRTALRDVAQRRPDALFIAALAPDVIDLMTIARRTPALREVPFVGGDAFNTPGLMDQAGDVAEGAISGTAWIAGEDTPGNAAFVRTYRERLGYQPDQFAAQAYTGVKLLAAAIVRAGSADPRAIRRALAGLRDVDTVLGRFSFAADREPVYEPVIQQVRDYGFVKIGG encoded by the coding sequence ATGCGCCGTCTCCTCACGCTGCTCGTGCTCCTCGTCGCGCTCACCGCTCCCGCCGCTGCGGGCGCGGCGCTTCCCGCGACCGACATCCACATCGGTGCGGCCTTCTCCGCGACCGGCTCCGGCTCGACCTACGGCGGCCAGCAGGCGGACGCGGCGCGCCTCGCCGTGGACGAGGTCAACGCGTCGGGGGCGCTCGGCCCGGCCCGGCTGGTCCTCGACGTGCGCGACGACGGGTCGTCGGCGAGCCGGTCGACCGCGGCGTTCCAGCAGCTCATCGACGGCGGCGCCGTCGCGCTCCTCGGCCCCACGCTCTCCACGTCCGCGCTGGCTGCCGACCGGGTCGCCCAGGCGCGCGGCATCCCGGTCGTGAGCGTGTCGAACACCGGCGACGGCGTGCTGGACATCGGCGACTTCATCTTCCGCGTCGCGCTCTCCGAGCGCGCGGTCCTGCCCGTCACCGTCGCCGTCTCCCATCGCCGCCTGCGCTACCGCCGGGCCGCGATCGTGTGGGCGCGCGGCGACACGTACTCCCGCAGCGCCCGCGACGTCTTCCGGCGGTCGCTGCGCAAGCTGCGCGGCGTGCGCGTGGTGGCCGACCGCTCGTTCGCCCAGGGCTCTGCCGCGGGACACCGGACCGCGCTGCGCGACGTCGCGCAGCGCCGGCCCGACGCGCTCTTCATCGCCGCGCTGGCGCCCGACGTGATCGACCTCATGACGATCGCGCGCCGGACGCCCGCGCTGCGCGAAGTGCCGTTCGTCGGCGGCGACGCGTTCAACACGCCGGGGCTCATGGACCAGGCCGGCGACGTCGCCGAGGGCGCGATCTCCGGCACGGCCTGGATCGCCGGCGAGGACACGCCCGGCAACGCCGCCTTCGTGCGCACGTACCGAGAGCGGCTGGGCTACCAGCCCGACCAGTTCGCCGCCCAGGCCTACACCGGCGTGAAGCTGCTCGCAGCCGCGATCGTCCGCGCCGGGTCGGCCGACCCGCGCGCGATCCGCCGCGCGCTCGCCGGCCTGCGCGACGTCGACACCGTGCTCGGCCGCTTCTCGTTCGCGGCCGATCGCGAGCCGGTCTACGAGCCGGTCATCCAGCAGGTCCGCGACTACGGGTTCGTGAAGATCGGCGGCTGA
- a CDS encoding DUF6027 family protein, which produces MTVPPEHREFARQVALSQEVDPRPTFEALSAATGVPVDELVHHALVRWVAAGAEALMAIEPPVLRDLIAARRREDWTAVGGIVDWLEAGL; this is translated from the coding sequence GTGACCGTCCCGCCCGAGCACCGCGAGTTCGCCCGCCAGGTCGCGCTCTCGCAGGAGGTCGATCCGCGTCCGACGTTCGAGGCGCTGTCGGCCGCGACCGGCGTCCCGGTCGACGAGCTCGTCCACCACGCGCTGGTGCGGTGGGTGGCGGCGGGCGCCGAGGCGCTCATGGCGATCGAGCCGCCGGTGCTGCGGGACCTGATCGCGGCGCGCCGGCGAGAGGACTGGACGGCGGTCGGCGGGATCGTCGACTGGCTGGAAGCGGGCCTGTAG